In one window of Tellurirhabdus rosea DNA:
- a CDS encoding M15 family metallopeptidase, which produces MRFSRFLSLIFALHALAFPARSQDVLEQAMLRQGLVDIQKLDPSILVDLKYSTRDNFVGKDVYGDLTRAYLQPMAARKLAQASRFLQQAKPNYRLLVYDAARPRTAQWNLWKALPNYSEKERQKYVADPRIGSIHNYGCAVDLTLALVNGRDGKPMALDMGTPFDYFGHLAYPEKEEQLLKAGKLTRQQVENRRLLRSVMRRAGFSPIETEWWHFNAISRAKAKQTYKIVE; this is translated from the coding sequence ATGCGTTTCAGCCGCTTTCTGAGTTTAATTTTCGCCCTCCACGCCCTCGCCTTTCCGGCCCGCAGTCAGGACGTTCTGGAACAGGCGATGCTTCGTCAGGGTCTGGTGGACATCCAGAAACTGGACCCGTCCATTCTGGTCGATCTGAAGTATTCCACGCGGGATAATTTTGTCGGGAAAGACGTGTACGGCGACCTGACCCGCGCTTATCTCCAGCCGATGGCCGCCCGGAAGCTGGCGCAGGCCAGCCGGTTTCTGCAACAGGCGAAGCCGAACTACCGGCTGCTGGTGTACGACGCCGCCCGCCCGCGTACGGCCCAGTGGAATCTCTGGAAGGCGCTGCCCAACTATTCGGAGAAGGAACGGCAGAAGTACGTGGCCGACCCGCGCATCGGCTCGATTCACAACTACGGATGCGCCGTCGATTTAACCCTGGCGCTGGTCAACGGCCGCGACGGAAAACCGATGGCGCTGGACATGGGCACTCCGTTCGATTATTTCGGCCATCTGGCCTATCCCGAGAAGGAAGAACAGCTTCTAAAAGCGGGGAAACTGACCCGGCAGCAGGTCGAAAACCGCCGGCTGCTCCGGTCGGTCATGCGCCGGGCGGGTTTTTCGCCCATCGAAACCGAATGGTGGCATTTCAACGCCATTTCAAGGGCCAAAGCCAAACAGACGTATAAAATTGTAGAATAG
- a CDS encoding tetratricopeptide repeat protein, with protein MRNHILSSALILSLLAGGSAAFAQQNAAEFFESGLTKSKAGDFAGALQSFSMAINLNPENAVSYYNRGLAKANLKDHRGAILDYDRAIELNPQDALAYLSRGMSKSKQDDYRAALLDFSRAIELAPNDAQAFYNRGISRAKIDQNRGALQDFSKTIELDPSNVAALYARGITKQKLADYTGSLADFGKVIELNPKRAQAFAGRGVSLVQLGDYRKAIDDLTKAIELNAEDAESHFNRAFAKSKLEDYKSALADYDRAIALDGSNYRAYYGRGFCKGKLGDQRGAIQDLNLAIETNNTNAEAKVVYAGKMTRATLDQLREVVQERNKINALSTDRAEAYFSRAVSRTKVNEVKGALVDLNRAIELNPSYAEAYFTRSLIKSQQGDQKGAILDCNSAIQINPRYAEAYYVRGLIKHSLGDENNGCLDLSKAGELGYTPAYKVISEYCN; from the coding sequence ATGAGAAACCATATTCTATCCTCAGCACTGATACTCAGTCTGCTGGCGGGAGGCTCCGCCGCTTTTGCCCAGCAGAACGCCGCCGAATTCTTCGAGTCGGGCCTTACCAAAAGCAAGGCGGGCGATTTTGCCGGAGCCCTGCAATCCTTCAGCATGGCCATCAACCTGAATCCGGAAAACGCCGTCAGCTATTACAACCGGGGGCTGGCCAAAGCGAACCTCAAAGACCACCGGGGCGCCATTCTAGACTATGACCGGGCCATCGAACTGAATCCGCAGGATGCCCTGGCCTATCTGAGCCGCGGCATGAGCAAAAGCAAGCAGGACGATTACCGCGCGGCGCTGCTGGATTTCAGCCGGGCCATCGAACTGGCCCCCAACGACGCGCAGGCGTTCTACAACCGGGGGATCAGCCGTGCCAAGATCGATCAGAACCGGGGCGCCCTTCAGGATTTCAGCAAAACCATCGAACTGGACCCGTCCAACGTGGCCGCCCTGTACGCCCGGGGAATTACGAAGCAGAAACTGGCCGATTACACCGGTAGTCTGGCCGATTTCGGGAAAGTGATCGAACTGAATCCGAAGCGGGCGCAGGCCTTCGCCGGTCGCGGCGTGTCGCTGGTGCAGCTTGGCGATTACCGGAAGGCCATCGACGATCTGACCAAAGCCATTGAACTGAACGCCGAAGATGCCGAATCGCACTTCAACCGGGCCTTTGCCAAAAGCAAACTGGAAGATTATAAAAGCGCCCTGGCCGACTACGACCGGGCCATTGCGCTCGACGGCAGCAACTACCGGGCTTATTACGGCCGGGGTTTCTGCAAAGGCAAACTCGGCGACCAGCGGGGCGCTATTCAGGACCTGAATCTGGCGATTGAAACCAACAACACCAACGCGGAAGCCAAGGTCGTCTACGCCGGGAAAATGACCCGGGCAACGCTGGACCAGCTGCGGGAAGTGGTGCAGGAGCGGAACAAGATCAATGCCTTATCGACCGACCGCGCCGAGGCGTACTTCAGCCGGGCGGTGAGCCGCACCAAAGTGAACGAAGTGAAAGGGGCCCTGGTGGACCTGAACCGGGCCATCGAACTGAACCCGTCCTACGCGGAAGCTTATTTTACCCGGAGCCTCATCAAGTCCCAGCAGGGCGACCAGAAAGGAGCGATTCTCGACTGCAACAGCGCCATTCAGATCAACCCGCGCTATGCCGAAGCTTACTACGTCCGCGGCCTGATCAAACACAGCCTCGGCGACGAAAACAACGGCTGCCTCGACCTCAGCAAAGCCGGCGAACTGGGCTACACCCCGGCGTATAAGGTAATCAGTGAGTATTGCAATTAA